The Clostridioides difficile genome has a segment encoding these proteins:
- a CDS encoding ABC transporter ATP-binding protein, whose product MELSLERLTKQYDNKIIVDRIEFKLSEGIYGFLGENGAGKTTLIRMICGILRPTSGEVKVDGNNNLDMGEDFRDMIGYLPQDFGYYPDFTAKEFMLYIASLKGLIPSYAKEKSQELLEMVGLSDVVNKKIRTFSGGMKQRLGFAQTLLNDPKILLLDEPTAGLDPKERVRFRNLISEFSKEKIVILSTHIVSDVEHIADKILILKKGNIILDGSVEAVTSKIKDKVWKCVVNENEVDYMGNKYCLANIHHSEGVAILRIISDTKPHDNACNIRETLEDLYLYCFNEVL is encoded by the coding sequence ATGGAACTAAGTTTAGAACGTCTAACAAAACAATATGATAACAAAATTATAGTAGATAGGATAGAATTCAAGCTAAGTGAAGGTATATATGGGTTTTTGGGAGAAAATGGAGCAGGAAAAACAACTCTTATTAGAATGATTTGTGGGATATTAAGACCAACTTCTGGAGAAGTGAAGGTAGATGGTAATAATAATTTAGATATGGGAGAAGACTTTAGAGATATGATTGGATATCTCCCTCAAGACTTTGGATATTATCCAGACTTTACTGCAAAAGAGTTTATGTTATATATAGCTTCATTAAAAGGGTTAATTCCTAGTTACGCAAAAGAAAAATCACAGGAGCTATTAGAGATGGTTGGATTATCAGATGTCGTTAATAAAAAAATAAGAACATTTTCTGGTGGTATGAAACAAAGACTTGGATTTGCTCAGACATTACTTAATGACCCTAAAATATTATTATTAGATGAACCAACAGCCGGTTTAGACCCAAAAGAAAGAGTTCGTTTTCGTAATTTGATTTCAGAGTTTTCTAAGGAAAAGATTGTAATTTTATCTACTCATATTGTATCTGATGTAGAACATATTGCAGATAAAATTTTAATACTGAAAAAAGGCAATATCATTTTGGATGGCTCAGTAGAAGCAGTAACATCAAAAATAAAAGATAAGGTGTGGAAATGTGTAGTTAATGAAAATGAAGTAGATTATATGGGTAATAAATATTGTTTAGCAAATATTCATCACTCTGAAGGTGTTGCTATACTCAGAATTATAAGTGACACAAAGCCACATGATAATGCATGTAATATAAGAGAAACATTAGAAGATTTATATTTATATTGTTTTAATGAAGTACTATAA
- a CDS encoding response regulator transcription factor codes for MKRIFLVEDDKAIAKNLMLLLNSEGFTVTHAPTRGEAIATLVSNKFDLALIDISLPDGNGFTVCTEIKEMQDIPVIFLTASSDEASVVTGLNIGADDYITKPFRPRELIARIGTALRKSGRSESAFEICGLHVDMASGVVKKNGNEVFLSALEYRLLLVFISNPKSIITRSRLLDELWDAAGEFVNDNTLTVYIKRLREKIENDPTSPQIILTIRGTGYRLGGGYASEQRV; via the coding sequence ATGAAACGTATATTTTTAGTTGAGGATGATAAGGCAATCGCTAAGAATCTTATGCTTTTACTGAACTCGGAGGGATTTACAGTTACCCATGCCCCTACTCGTGGTGAAGCCATTGCCACACTTGTCAGTAATAAATTTGACTTAGCGTTGATTGATATTTCCTTGCCCGATGGAAATGGCTTTACAGTCTGTACAGAAATCAAAGAAATGCAAGATATTCCTGTTATCTTTCTGACAGCTTCCAGCGATGAGGCGAGTGTTGTTACTGGATTGAACATAGGCGCAGATGATTATATCACCAAGCCTTTTCGTCCTCGTGAACTGATTGCGCGAATTGGAACTGCCCTACGAAAAAGTGGACGTTCAGAATCAGCTTTTGAAATCTGTGGACTTCATGTCGATATGGCAAGTGGGGTTGTGAAAAAAAACGGCAATGAAGTTTTTCTTTCAGCTTTAGAATACCGCTTGTTGTTAGTGTTTATTAGTAACCCAAAAAGTATTATTACAAGGAGTAGGCTACTTGACGAATTATGGGATGCGGCAGGTGAGTTTGTCAATGACAATACATTGACTGTGTACATAAAACGATTGAGAGAAAAGATAGAGAACGATCCAACAAGCCCACAAATAATTCTGACCATTCGTGGAACAGGGTATAGATTGGGGGGCGGATATGCTTCGGAACAGAGAGTTTAA
- a CDS encoding recombinase family protein, whose amino-acid sequence MNVSIYLRKSRADEEAEHRGEFETLSRHKTTLLKLAKELNLNVVDVKEELISGESIEYRPKMLELLDEVKSNNYDAVLVMDIDRLGRGNMQDQGLILDTFKKSKTKIITPRKTYDLNDEFDEEYSEFEAFMARKELKLISRRMQRGKIKSIEEGKFIAQSPPYGYNIKYLNNKERVLVVDKDKANVIKIIFDMYLKGEGACKISKYLNELGYKTTTGRTWYEKGVRDIIKNKIYCGYIVWNRVERKRNSSRTRGIEEQIEVKGNHESIISEEIWNKAQYIRKKRNNSPTSTSKISNPLAGIIKCGYCGYTLVAKSNTSSSGYEKYIVCTNCKNKSTKLYILENKILEALSKWLVDYKLSPLKKEVTFKDNFEDNLKCTLIGLKKELANLEKQKGGLHDFLEQGIYSSDIFIERLNILTLRIEDVKSSINKVNIDIEIAKEKSTIKTQIIPKLERVLREYTEEKEPYLKNILLKTVIDHAVYKKEPNQKRDDFSLVLYPNIPKY is encoded by the coding sequence ATGAATGTCTCTATTTATCTGAGAAAAAGTAGAGCTGATGAAGAAGCAGAACACAGAGGTGAGTTTGAAACTTTAAGTAGACATAAAACCACTCTATTAAAACTAGCAAAAGAACTAAACTTAAATGTAGTTGATGTTAAAGAAGAACTTATTTCTGGAGAAAGCATAGAATATAGACCTAAAATGTTGGAGCTACTAGATGAAGTTAAAAGTAATAATTATGATGCTGTTTTAGTAATGGATATTGACCGTTTAGGACGTGGAAATATGCAAGACCAAGGGCTGATATTAGATACGTTTAAAAAATCCAAAACAAAAATTATTACACCTAGAAAAACTTATGATTTAAATGATGAATTTGATGAAGAATATTCCGAATTTGAAGCTTTTATGGCTCGTAAGGAATTAAAGTTAATATCTAGACGTATGCAAAGAGGAAAAATTAAAAGTATTGAAGAAGGTAAGTTCATTGCTCAGTCTCCTCCTTATGGATATAATATTAAATACTTAAACAACAAAGAAAGAGTACTTGTAGTAGATAAAGATAAAGCAAATGTTATTAAAATAATATTCGATATGTATCTAAAAGGAGAAGGAGCCTGTAAAATATCTAAGTATCTAAATGAGCTTGGTTATAAAACCACAACAGGTAGAACTTGGTATGAGAAAGGTGTAAGAGATATTATAAAAAATAAAATATATTGTGGGTACATAGTCTGGAATAGAGTTGAGAGAAAAAGGAATTCTAGTAGAACCAGAGGTATTGAAGAACAAATTGAAGTAAAAGGAAATCATGAATCAATAATAAGTGAAGAAATATGGAACAAAGCACAATATATAAGAAAAAAACGCAATAACTCTCCTACCTCAACTAGTAAAATAAGCAATCCATTAGCTGGAATTATAAAATGTGGATACTGTGGCTATACTTTAGTTGCAAAGTCTAATACATCATCAAGCGGATATGAAAAATATATAGTCTGCACTAATTGTAAAAATAAATCTACAAAATTATACATATTAGAAAATAAAATTTTAGAAGCTTTAAGTAAGTGGTTAGTAGATTATAAATTATCTCCTTTAAAAAAAGAAGTTACTTTTAAAGATAACTTTGAAGATAATTTAAAATGTACTTTAATTGGTTTAAAAAAAGAGCTTGCCAACTTAGAAAAACAAAAAGGGGGATTACATGATTTTTTAGAGCAAGGTATATATAGTTCAGATATATTTATAGAACGTTTAAATATACTTACATTACGTATAGAAGATGTTAAAAGTTCTATAAATAAAGTAAATATAGATATTGAGATAGCAAAGGAAAAAAGTACTATTAAAACACAAATCATTCCTAAACTTGAAAGAGTTTTAAGAGAATATACAGAAGAAAAAGAACCTTATCTAAAAAATATATTGCTTAAAACTGTGATTGACCATGCTGTATATAAAAAAGAACCAAATCAAAAACGCGATGATTTTTCTTTAGTACTATACCCTAATATACCAAAATATTAA
- a CDS encoding PadR family transcriptional regulator, with amino-acid sequence MIPLLILGLLRQNPNSYGYELLALMEKKHYKYIVNFTKGSFYYNLQQLEEKKFLEKIEIKQSKNSRETHNYIITELGNQEFEKLMYKYGSKTDYVNLSFYSALLFANDYKKEKLIELLETQINQTQVRISLLDESIKNDKTNLHYFKRMLENSRSHHIVNIEWFEKLLNDIKNEN; translated from the coding sequence TTGATACCATTGTTAATTTTAGGATTATTAAGACAAAATCCTAATTCTTACGGATATGAATTATTAGCATTAATGGAAAAGAAACATTATAAGTATATTGTAAATTTTACTAAAGGTTCTTTCTATTATAATCTTCAACAACTTGAGGAAAAAAAATTTCTTGAGAAAATTGAAATCAAACAATCTAAAAATAGCAGAGAAACACATAATTACATAATTACTGAACTAGGAAATCAAGAGTTTGAAAAATTGATGTATAAGTATGGTTCTAAAACAGATTATGTAAATTTATCTTTTTACTCAGCATTATTATTTGCCAATGATTATAAAAAAGAAAAATTAATAGAATTGTTAGAGACACAAATCAATCAGACTCAAGTAAGAATTTCTTTATTAGATGAATCCATAAAAAATGATAAAACAAATCTACATTATTTTAAAAGAATGTTAGAAAATTCTCGTTCTCATCATATAGTAAATATTGAATGGTTTGAGAAACTATTAAATGATATTAAAAATGAGAATTAG
- a CDS encoding AraC family transcriptional regulator: protein MEWIERLNKAINYIEENITKEIEYEQLAKIACCSTYHFQRMFAYMADVPLSEYIRRRRMSLAAVELQNDNKKIIDVALKYGYSSPTAFNRAFKSIHGIAPSIIQKEDTVNLKAFPPISFKITIKGAEEMNYRIEKKEEFRIVGVSQPLHTELEKNFEIVPKMWQQSALDGTIQKLLPMMNSQPKGVLGVSVCNDSEDWKYFISVASTESIDDKLDEYIIPPFTWAIFSGEGQCPQAIQELEKRIITEWLPTSGYEYDNGPDIELYLNPEPQNAKFEVWVPVKKNNL from the coding sequence ATGGAATGGATTGAAAGACTAAACAAAGCAATTAACTATATTGAAGAAAACATAACAAAAGAAATTGAATATGAGCAACTGGCAAAAATAGCTTGTTGTTCTACATATCATTTTCAAAGGATGTTTGCTTATATGGCAGATGTACCTCTTTCTGAGTATATTCGACGCAGACGTATGTCTTTGGCAGCTGTAGAATTGCAAAATGATAATAAAAAAATCATTGATGTAGCTTTAAAATATGGATATTCTTCTCCAACAGCGTTTAATCGTGCCTTTAAAAGCATTCATGGCATTGCACCATCAATTATACAAAAAGAAGATACAGTAAACTTGAAGGCCTTTCCTCCAATTAGCTTTAAAATTACTATTAAAGGAGCTGAAGAAATGAATTATAGAATTGAAAAAAAAGAAGAATTCCGTATTGTAGGTGTATCTCAACCCCTTCACACTGAGTTAGAAAAAAACTTTGAGATTGTTCCAAAAATGTGGCAACAATCTGCATTAGATGGAACTATTCAAAAACTACTACCTATGATGAATAGCCAACCAAAAGGTGTATTAGGTGTAAGTGTGTGTAATGACTCAGAAGATTGGAAATACTTTATCTCTGTTGCAAGCACAGAATCCATAGATGATAAATTAGATGAATATATTATTCCACCATTTACTTGGGCAATATTTTCTGGAGAAGGACAATGCCCACAAGCGATACAAGAACTAGAAAAACGTATTATAACAGAATGGTTGCCTACTTCTGGATATGAGTATGACAATGGTCCTGATATTGAACTTTACTTAAATCCAGAACCACAAAATGCTAAATTTGAAGTATGGGTACCTGTCAAAAAAAATAATCTATAA
- a CDS encoding sialate O-acetylesterase has translation MIKSFLMLGQSNMAGRGFINEVTPIYNERIQMLRNGRWQMMTEPINYDRPVSGISLAASFADAWCCENQEDMIGLIPCAEGGSSIDEWNTEGVLFKHAISEAKFAMQSSDLTGILWHQGETDSNNGNYKFYYEKLLHIIDTLRKELDIKNIPFIIGGLGDFLGKVGFGKNCTEYKFINQELQKFALEQDNCYFVTASGLTSNPDGIHIDAVSQRKFGLRYFEAFSKKNHVMERLDNENKFIEYNHPREYTKMEKIYINSMNLGLGKISYDEFESQIINLNNV, from the coding sequence ATGATTAAATCATTTTTGATGCTAGGTCAGTCTAATATGGCTGGTAGAGGGTTTATTAACGAAGTGACTCCAATTTATAATGAAAGGATACAGATGTTACGTAATGGTAGATGGCAAATGATGACAGAACCTATTAATTATGACCGCCCAGTTTCTGGAATTAGCCTTGCTGCATCATTTGCAGATGCATGGTGTTGTGAAAATCAAGAAGATATGATTGGATTGATTCCTTGTGCTGAAGGGGGAAGTTCCATAGATGAATGGAATACAGAAGGTGTACTTTTTAAACATGCAATAAGTGAAGCTAAATTTGCTATGCAAAGCAGTGACTTGACAGGAATCTTATGGCATCAAGGTGAAACTGATAGTAATAATGGTAATTATAAATTTTATTATGAAAAGTTACTTCATATCATTGATACTCTTAGAAAGGAATTGGATATTAAAAATATCCCTTTTATTATTGGTGGTCTAGGTGATTTCTTAGGAAAAGTAGGTTTTGGGAAAAATTGTACTGAGTATAAGTTTATCAATCAAGAATTACAAAAATTTGCTTTAGAGCAAGATAATTGTTATTTTGTTACAGCATCAGGTTTAACATCTAATCCTGATGGTATTCATATTGATGCTGTTTCTCAAAGAAAATTTGGATTACGTTACTTTGAAGCCTTTTCTAAAAAAAACCATGTAATGGAGAGACTAGATAACGAAAATAAATTTATAGAATATAACCATCCTAGAGAGTATACAAAGATGGAAAAGATATATATAAACAGTATGAATTTGGGGTTAGGAAAGATATCATATGATGAGTTTGAGTCTCAAATTATTAATCTCAATAATGTTTAG
- a CDS encoding GNAT family N-acetyltransferase, which produces MEIRKAVIDDVEDISKIYAQSWRIAYKGIIPQDYLNNLKDDFWVETFKDLIGNNKITAKMIFDNNKPIGCIAYGNSRDDTLKEWGEIVSLYLLPQYFGKGVGNEIFQSTLDDMKLTGFSNIYLWVLEENQRARKFYEKHGFYCNNDVYTIEIMGKKITDVRYVHTF; this is translated from the coding sequence ATGGAAATTAGAAAAGCCGTAATAGATGATGTAGAAGATATAAGTAAAATTTATGCTCAAAGTTGGAGAATAGCATATAAGGGAATTATACCACAAGATTATTTGAACAATTTAAAGGATGATTTTTGGGTTGAAACTTTTAAAGATTTAATTGGAAATAATAAAATAACAGCTAAAATGATTTTTGATAATAATAAACCGATTGGTTGTATTGCTTATGGCAATTCAAGAGATGATACTTTAAAAGAGTGGGGGGAAATAGTTTCATTGTATTTACTTCCTCAATATTTTGGAAAAGGCGTTGGAAATGAAATATTTCAAAGTACTTTAGATGATATGAAATTGACAGGATTCAGTAATATTTATCTTTGGGTATTAGAAGAAAATCAAAGAGCAAGAAAATTTTATGAAAAACATGGATTTTATTGTAATAATGATGTATATACTATTGAGATTATGGGTAAAAAAATTACTGATGTACGATACGTCCATACTTTCTAA
- a CDS encoding HAMP domain-containing histidine kinase — protein MLRNREFKQFVILFAVMAITTVILGFAINMIAGILAIASVVAFGIAFFAFTKARYKSIAQISNQIDLVLHNADHLYIGESDEGELSILHSEITKMTLCIREQNDALKKEKEHLADSLADIAHQLRTPLTSANIIMSLLANSPDENERKVLVRETEELFVQMDWLITSLLKLSRLDAGIVVFKNEQIDVNNLISNALRPFLIPIELHDIDLKIDVTKGMIIQGDSGWISEAIQNIIKNCIESVGDKGKIEIICEDNPLFTEISIHDSGAGFEKEDLPCLFDRFYRGKNTDATGYGIGLALCKTIITRQEGTITAKNHPQGGAIFVIRFPK, from the coding sequence ATGCTTCGGAACAGAGAGTTTAAACAGTTTGTCATTTTATTTGCTGTAATGGCTATCACCACTGTAATACTTGGGTTTGCAATAAATATGATAGCGGGAATCCTTGCTATTGCTTCTGTTGTTGCTTTTGGCATAGCGTTTTTTGCCTTTACCAAAGCCCGATATAAAAGCATTGCACAGATTTCAAATCAAATCGATCTTGTACTTCACAATGCTGACCATCTGTATATTGGTGAATCGGATGAGGGCGAACTTTCCATTCTGCACAGCGAGATAACAAAAATGACTCTGTGTATTAGAGAACAAAATGATGCACTGAAAAAAGAAAAAGAACATCTTGCCGATTCGTTGGCTGACATAGCCCACCAACTCCGCACTCCTCTCACATCCGCTAACATTATCATGTCATTGTTAGCGAATAGCCCTGATGAAAATGAACGGAAAGTATTGGTGCGAGAAACAGAGGAATTGTTTGTACAGATGGATTGGCTGATTACCTCTCTATTGAAATTATCTCGTTTGGACGCAGGTATTGTGGTTTTTAAAAACGAGCAGATAGATGTGAACAACTTGATATCCAATGCACTTCGCCCATTCCTGATTCCAATTGAGCTACACGATATTGATTTAAAAATAGATGTGACGAAAGGAATGATTATTCAAGGAGATTCAGGTTGGATTTCTGAAGCGATTCAAAACATTATCAAAAATTGCATCGAAAGTGTAGGTGATAAGGGTAAGATTGAGATTATTTGTGAGGACAACCCACTGTTTACTGAGATTAGCATCCACGACAGCGGTGCTGGCTTTGAAAAAGAAGATTTACCATGCTTGTTTGACAGGTTTTATCGTGGAAAAAACACAGACGCTACAGGGTACGGTATTGGATTGGCTCTCTGCAAGACAATTATAACACGTCAGGAAGGAACTATTACCGCAAAAAATCACCCACAAGGTGGAGCGATATTTGTCATTCGTTTTCCAAAGTGA
- a CDS encoding ABC transporter permease subunit, with the protein MSTLIKFELKKIIKRKSTIAVILGSLVLSIFLFALMPLKEKSYDDNGKEYRGLQAIELSKQQSKLNEGYITDKKVENSIREYQKIFNNPNNIVKDENGFSNFKQDVYWRFFYPNKTFYSFITESYREPNDFNSMILQSISLKNRTNFYKFRNEKVNTILNSEYSDGNYTQKEKVFWLSKNKKINEPYLNGYYEGWNYFLLGRDLLIFTILAICISVASVFSGEYQSGTDSVILSSKYGKTKVITAKIISSFLFGTIVFTINTIVSIGILLLSFGIDGWNLPLQLTVSSTPYPITFLQATLLSILVIYMILIALIGFTLLLSSYMKSPFPVLITDIVLLFIPLFLKYSETNRLYNQILRILPSNAISFSFSEYISYSFGSLVIDLPTMIILTGLILSIIFLPFAKNNFKKHQVN; encoded by the coding sequence ATGTCTACACTAATTAAATTCGAATTAAAAAAGATAATAAAAAGAAAATCTACAATAGCAGTTATTTTAGGAAGTTTAGTTTTAAGTATATTTCTTTTTGCCTTAATGCCACTCAAAGAAAAATCTTACGATGATAATGGAAAAGAGTATAGAGGGCTACAAGCTATTGAACTTTCAAAACAACAATCCAAATTAAATGAGGGATACATAACAGATAAAAAAGTAGAAAACTCAATCAGAGAATATCAAAAAATATTTAATAATCCAAATAATATTGTAAAAGATGAAAATGGGTTTTCAAATTTTAAGCAAGATGTTTATTGGAGATTCTTTTATCCAAATAAAACTTTTTATAGCTTTATAACAGAATCTTACCGTGAGCCAAATGATTTTAATTCTATGATACTTCAATCAATATCATTAAAAAATAGAACTAATTTTTATAAGTTTAGAAATGAAAAAGTAAATACAATATTAAACAGTGAATATTCAGATGGAAATTACACACAAAAAGAAAAAGTGTTTTGGTTGTCTAAGAATAAGAAAATAAATGAACCTTACTTAAATGGATATTATGAAGGGTGGAATTATTTTTTATTAGGTAGAGACTTACTAATTTTCACTATATTAGCTATCTGTATAAGTGTAGCTTCTGTATTTTCAGGAGAATATCAATCAGGTACTGATTCAGTGATATTGTCCTCTAAGTATGGAAAAACAAAAGTTATAACAGCTAAAATAATAAGTTCCTTTTTATTTGGGACAATTGTTTTTACAATAAATACAATTGTATCTATTGGAATTCTTCTATTGTCTTTTGGAATAGATGGATGGAATTTACCATTACAACTTACAGTAAGCTCAACACCATACCCAATTACGTTTTTACAAGCAACTTTATTAAGTATTTTGGTTATCTATATGATATTAATAGCATTAATTGGATTTACACTTTTATTATCATCTTACATGAAATCGCCTTTTCCAGTTTTAATTACAGATATAGTGTTACTATTTATACCACTATTCTTAAAATATAGTGAGACAAACAGGCTGTATAATCAAATTCTTAGAATTTTGCCATCAAATGCTATTTCATTCTCATTTTCCGAGTATATAAGCTACAGTTTTGGAAGCTTAGTAATAGATTTGCCTACAATGATTATTCTTACAGGTTTAATACTCTCAATTATTTTTTTACCTTTTGCTAAGAACAACTTTAAAAAACATCAAGTTAATTAA
- a CDS encoding class I SAM-dependent methyltransferase codes for MKQNKYDNNEFFDKYSNMDRSKKGLEGAGEWHTLKKMLPDFKGKRILDLGCGFGWHCQYAVENGAESAIGIDISEKMLKEARNKTKFDNIKYICMPIEDINFPKDSFDVVISSLAFHYIQSFEEICKNINNCLSSGGDFVFSVEHPIFTAYGTQEWHCDEYGNNLHWPVDNYFTEGLRKSNFLGEEVIKYHKTLTTYLNTLVKTGFEILEIIEPQPEEKLLNTIPEMKDELRRPMMLLVSARKK; via the coding sequence ATGAAACAAAATAAATATGACAATAATGAATTTTTTGACAAATACAGTAATATGGACCGTTCTAAAAAAGGGCTTGAAGGTGCTGGAGAATGGCACACTCTAAAAAAAATGTTACCTGATTTTAAGGGAAAGCGAATATTAGATTTAGGGTGTGGTTTTGGATGGCATTGTCAATATGCAGTTGAAAATGGTGCAGAATCTGCTATTGGAATTGATATTTCAGAAAAGATGCTAAAAGAAGCAAGAAATAAAACAAAATTTGATAATATAAAATACATATGTATGCCTATTGAGGATATTAACTTTCCAAAAGATTCTTTTGATGTAGTAATTAGTTCTTTGGCCTTTCATTATATTCAATCCTTTGAAGAGATATGTAAAAATATAAACAATTGTCTTTCGAGTGGAGGAGATTTTGTATTTTCTGTTGAACATCCCATATTCACTGCATATGGCACTCAAGAATGGCACTGTGATGAATATGGAAATAATTTACACTGGCCAGTAGATAACTATTTTACAGAGGGACTTAGAAAATCAAATTTTTTAGGGGAAGAAGTTATAAAGTATCATAAAACATTAACTACTTATCTAAATACTTTAGTTAAAACTGGATTTGAGATATTAGAAATCATTGAACCTCAACCAGAAGAGAAATTATTAAATACAATTCCTGAAATGAAAGATGAATTACGTAGACCTATGATGTTACTTGTTTCTGCAAGGAAAAAGTAA
- a CDS encoding RNA polymerase sigma factor → MSDAKIIAQIKAGKRELFDSLIEKHYNSVYCYCYRHVDNKMTAQDLTQDVFVTVIKNISNYKDYGKFENYLYVIARNKCKDFWKKKQPIYLESLDKEESKQELVAMENKIFVKEALSKLPEVEFEVVILRYYHDLKFKDIAKIMDSSVSVTKYRMNMALKKLEKYMEGGKL, encoded by the coding sequence GTGAGTGATGCTAAGATTATAGCACAAATAAAAGCAGGTAAAAGAGAATTGTTTGATTCTTTAATAGAAAAACATTATAATAGCGTCTATTGTTATTGTTATCGCCATGTAGATAATAAAATGACTGCTCAGGACTTGACTCAAGATGTATTTGTAACAGTTATAAAAAATATAAGTAATTATAAAGACTATGGTAAATTTGAAAATTATTTATATGTTATTGCTAGAAATAAGTGTAAGGATTTTTGGAAGAAAAAACAACCCATCTATTTAGAGTCACTAGACAAAGAAGAATCTAAGCAAGAATTAGTAGCTATGGAAAATAAAATATTTGTAAAGGAAGCTTTGTCTAAATTACCAGAAGTAGAGTTTGAAGTAGTTATTTTGCGGTATTATCATGATTTAAAATTTAAGGATATTGCTAAAATTATGGATTCAAGTGTGTCTGTTACAAAGTATCGGATGAATATGGCTTTAAAAAAATTAGAGAAATATATGGAAGGAGGTAAATTATGA
- a CDS encoding ABC transporter substrate-binding protein: MFKKIIAIASSIVMSTICLTGCDFNSNDENDKSASSKDLDKVTIAEVTHSVFYAPQYAAITKGFFEDEGIKVDLINTQGADKTMAALISGEANVGLMGPEASIYVYNQNKNDYAVNFAQLTKRDGSFLVAREKMPNFSYDDLKGKEILGGRKGGVPLMTFEYVLKDKGLTIGENLKSGNVNVRTDVQKSVCL; this comes from the coding sequence ATGTTTAAAAAAATAATCGCAATTGCAAGTTCTATTGTTATGAGCACAATATGTTTAACTGGATGTGATTTTAACTCTAATGATGAAAATGATAAGTCTGCTTCATCTAAAGACTTAGATAAAGTAACTATTGCAGAAGTTACTCATTCTGTTTTTTATGCCCCACAATATGCTGCTATTACAAAAGGATTCTTTGAGGATGAAGGAATAAAGGTAGACCTTATAAATACTCAAGGTGCGGATAAAACTATGGCAGCTTTGATTTCAGGTGAAGCAAATGTAGGTTTAATGGGTCCTGAAGCTTCCATATATGTATATAATCAAAACAAAAACGATTATGCTGTAAACTTTGCTCAATTAACTAAAAGAGATGGTAGTTTTTTAGTTGCCAGAGAAAAAATGCCTAATTTTTCCTATGATGATTTGAAAGGTAAAGAAATATTAGGTGGTAGAAAAGGTGGAGTTCCGCTAATGACTTTTGAATATGTTCTAAAAGACAAAGGACTTACTATTGGAGAAAATTTAAAATCAGGCAATGTTAATGTAAGAACTGATGTACAAAAATCAGTCTGTTTATAA
- a CDS encoding cupin domain-containing protein: MHENKKNLLDGSLAQYNDSAVPKIPVFAGNDITSEVYYFKPNQVLNAHRHPNGEQIFVFLKGEGKMKLGEHECDVKKGDTVFVPTGEWHEITNGNNEEMVAVQITKINAGAEYRG, encoded by the coding sequence ATGCATGAAAATAAAAAGAATTTATTAGATGGAAGCTTAGCTCAGTATAATGATTCAGCAGTACCAAAAATACCAGTATTTGCTGGTAATGACATAACTTCAGAAGTTTATTATTTTAAACCTAATCAAGTTCTTAATGCCCATAGACATCCTAATGGTGAACAAATATTTGTTTTCTTAAAAGGAGAAGGTAAAATGAAACTTGGTGAACATGAATGTGATGTAAAAAAAGGTGACACTGTTTTTGTTCCAACAGGAGAATGGCATGAAATCACTAATGGAAACAACGAAGAAATGGTTGCTGTTCAAATTACAAAAATTAATGCTGGAGCAGAATATAGAGGATAG